The window TTATTCTTTCACTCCATACAAAAAGTTTTTAATAGGCGGCTGATTTTTACAGCCGCCTCGTTCAGCTGCTAGTCTATGATCTCAGTAACGACGCCTGCGCCTACCGTGCGGCCGCCTTCGCGTACTGCGAAGCGCAGTCCCGGCTGCATTGCGATCGGTACGATCAGGTTCACTTCAAATGTGCTGTTGTC is drawn from Synergistaceae bacterium DZ-S4 and contains these coding sequences:
- the tuf gene encoding elongation factor Tu (EF-Tu; promotes GTP-dependent binding of aminoacyl-tRNA to the A-site of ribosomes during protein biosynthesis; when the tRNA anticodon matches the mRNA codon, GTP hydrolysis results; the inactive EF-Tu-GDP leaves the ribosome and release of GDP is promoted by elongation factor Ts; many prokaryotes have two copies of the gene encoding EF-Tu), with the translated sequence DNSTFEVNLIVPIAMQPGLRFAVREGGRTVGAGVVTEIID